The following is a genomic window from Caldicellulosiruptor danielii.
GTATATTGTGCTTTGTGACAGATACATCTTAAGCAGTGTAGTTTATCAGGGGATTGTAAGAGGAGTTGGTGTTGAAAATATTCTAAGATTAAATTCAATCTTTGAAGATATAATAAAACCCGATCTTTACATTGTTCTTACCTTAGAGCCTGAAATAGCTCTGCAAAGGATTAAAATGGCTGGCAAAAACGACAGGCTTGACTTAGAAGATTTGGAGTTTCACAGGCGTGTGTATAGTGGCTTTAAAGAGGTATCAAAGTGGTTTGAAAGATGTGTGAACATTGAGGCGCTGGGTTCAGAAAAAGAGGTTTTTGAAAAGGTGTGTAGTGAGATAGAAAGGCTATTTGAAAGCAAAGAGAAGTGGTAGAATATAGAGGAATGCTAAGTCGGCAAAGCTTTTCAAAGAGAGGAGAGAAGAGGAAAGATGAAGCTTATTGTAGCAGTTGTGCAGAATGAAGACATTGGCAGACTCATGGATGCTCTTCAAAAAGAAGGCATAATGGCAACAAAGCTTTCAACGTCGGGCGGATTTTTGCGTTCTGGCAATACCACTTTGCTCATAGGCATTGATGATGACAGAGTTCCTGAGGTGATTGACAT
Proteins encoded in this region:
- the tmk gene encoding dTMP kinase, with product MRKGKLIVFEGNDGSGKTTQLVKVEKYLKEKGYKVLTTREPGGTEVGYRIRKLLLDPQYKMDGLTEALLLAADRNEHVKNVLIPALDEGYIVLCDRYILSSVVYQGIVRGVGVENILRLNSIFEDIIKPDLYIVLTLEPEIALQRIKMAGKNDRLDLEDLEFHRRVYSGFKEVSKWFERCVNIEALGSEKEVFEKVCSEIERLFESKEKW
- a CDS encoding cyclic-di-AMP receptor: MKLIVAVVQNEDIGRLMDALQKEGIMATKLSTSGGFLRSGNTTLLIGIDDDRVPEVIDIISQKCKTRKQIVSSPVTNNPSSGVYLPYPVEITIGGATIFVLNVERFEKV